Proteins encoded in a region of the Anopheles ziemanni chromosome 2, idAnoZiCoDA_A2_x.2, whole genome shotgun sequence genome:
- the LOC131281440 gene encoding chromosome transmission fidelity protein 18 homolog: MDQYPTEEEEYELVYGDDLDAMNDMDSEPPPEPKGGPPAPRTPSNALRFARASSVSSNYRTPGQLGTIDESPLASPALSIITRGSSTTHKRLFDTPGPSSASSSKGVYGRAASTPFPGATNSQENALQALQQIDANPRKRRLEALFGDIQDIEEEPLELYEYSLQKKTKTEEEQDMELIERILEARQRFNTVANPSKPSMLSRAEALHRFKMDNISREPPKWPSMTVRRNDQTVYVRFHSEEFEKKQIDELNCAKDGYNGLLGADKERIWREANEIVAKRLTEPINAIETPSPGVEEIIIPSESGSVLWVEKYRPRRYIDLLSDETTNRSLLQWLKLWDKAVFNREPKKAKDANKPQHQQQQLNSFNKRTGRFESNGGWVKGGGRKPRSTLNTELDENGCPVQKVALLCGPPGLGKTTLAHTIARHAGYTVREVNASDDRSPDAFRLVLENGTQMKSVLNEEKRPNCIVLDEIDGAPVAAIEFLLRFIAGNGPAGQKGGGKKAGSGKATRDKFVLKRPIICICNDMYAPALRQLRLVAFVVNFPPTECSRLADRLLTIAKREDITTDLSSMMALADKTGNDVRACLSMLQFFACAKKPIRLTDVLKCNVGQKDRQKGLFSIWSSIFQIQRPKKTITADPDATVTDVVTLTDMSAATRMSNVLEVITMAGDYERLMQGVYENYLHQKMPDADMCGVAEATEWFCFNDRLQRTLHQLQNYAIYPYLSYAFVMWHYLFATMAWPKINFPSKGYEHTQKLASTKLVLTGLRKGISAYLKGIGEGSRVLVETIPLLKRVINPSLRSVSVQLLTQKEKSDLTHTVEVMADFGLNYIQLKTPEGTYQYQLNPDLDQLCHFNGMAPQSSTYFGKQIVAREVELEQMRRAQPKVVGDGGAGKVATKPGTNRSKENRMGTAGLFGKGKPAKDAQKTSPPELPNHLRTLKPKQIVQKTKQVTSKDFFGRICTKETALPVKEGGTDAIVKSPIWYRYKEGFNNAVRKDITLQDLM, from the exons ATGGATCAGTATCCTACCGAAGAGGAGGAATATGAGCTGGTGTACGGGGATGACCTGGACGCGATGAACGACATGGACAGTGAGCCACCACCGGAACCAAAAGGTGGTCCACCGGCACCAAGAACCCCTTCCAATGCACTACGGTTTGCGAGGGCCTCAAGTGTTTCCTCAAACTATCGAACACCCGGGCAGCTGGGAACGATCGACGAAAGTCCACTCGCTAGTCCGGCCCTTTCAATTATCACGCGTGGCAGCAGCACCACGCACAAGCGCTTGTTCGATACACCCGGCCCGTCGTCGGCGTCCTCCTCGAAGGGCGTGTACGGTCGTGCCGCATCGACACCTTTCCCTGGTGCCACTAACTCGCAAGAGAACGCACTTCAAGCTTTGCAGCAAATCGACGCCAACCCACGGAAGCGGCGCCTGGAAGCGCTGTTCGGTGACATTCAGGACATCGAGGAGGAACCACTCGAGCTGTACGAGTACAGTTtacagaagaaaacgaaaaccgaGGAAGAGCAAGACATGGAGCTGATCGAGCGGATACTGGAGGCACGTCAGCGATTCAACACGGTTGCGAATCCTTCCAAACCGTCCATGCTTTCCCGGGCCGAAGCGTTGCATCGCTTTAAGATGGACAACATTTCCCGTGAGCCACCAAA ATGGCCATCGATGACGGTGCGGAGAAACGATCAAACCGTCTACGTGCGCTTCCACTCGGAGGAGTTCGAGAAGAAGCAAATCGATGAGCTAAACTGCGCGAAGGACGGATACAATGGTCTTCTGGGGGCGGACAAGGAACGCATCTGGCGGGAGGCAAATGAAATT GTTGCAAAACGCCTAACAGAACCGATCAATGCAATCGAAACTCCTTCACCGGGTGTGGAGGAAATTATCATTCCGAGCGAAAGTGGAAGTGTTttgtgggtggaaaaatatcGACCCCGCCGATACATCGATCTGCTCTCCGATGAAACGACCAACCGAAGCCTGCTCCAGTGGTTGAAGCTTTGGGACAAGGCGGTGTTTAACCGGGAGCCGAAAAAGGCGAAGGACGCCAACAAAccacagcatcagcagcagcagctgaacAGCTTCAACAAGAGAACCGGACGCTTCGAGTCTAACGGTGGTTGGGTGAAAGGTGGAGGACGTAAACCGCGCTCGACACTAAACACCGAACTGGACGAAAACGGATGTCCGGTGCAGAAGGTGGCCCTACTTTGCGGACCCCCTGGTCTCGGAAAGACCACACTGGCGCACACAATCGCCCGACATGCGGGATATACGGTGCGGGAGGTAAACGCCTCGGACGACCGAAGCCCGGACGCATTTCGGTTGGTGCTGGAGAACGGTACGCAAATGAAGTCGGTGTTGAACGAGGAAAAGCGACCGAACTGTATCGTACTGGACGAAATCGATGGCGCACCGGTGGCCGCAATTGAGTTTCTTCTCCGTTTCATCGCCGGCAATGGTCCTGCGGGACAGAAAGGGGGCGGCAAAAAGGCAGGCTCCGGTAAGGCGACCCGTGATAAGTTTGTACTAAAGCGACCGATCATTTGCATCTGCAACGACATGTACGCACCGGCGCTGCGACAATTACGACTGGTGGCGTTTGTGGTCAATTTCCCACCGACGGAATGTTCCCGGCTTGCTGATCG GTTACTTACCATCGCGAAAAGGGAAGATATAACGACGGATCTCTCATCGATGATGGCGCTGGCGGACAAAACCGGCAACGATGTTCGAGCTTGCCTTTCGATGTTACAATTTTTCGCCTGTGCGAAAAAGCCCATCCGCCTAACCGATGTACTGAAGTGTAACGTTGGCCAGAAGGATCGCCAGAAGGGACTGTTCAGTATATGGTCATCGATTTTCCAG ATACAACGCCCGAAGAAAACGATTACCGCGGATCCGGATGCAACGGTCACGGACGTTGTCACCCTTACCGACATGTCGGCGGCGACCCGCATGTCCAACGTGCTGGAGGTGATCACGATGGCGGGTGACTACGAGCGGTTGATGCAGGGTGTGTACGAAAACTATCTCCACCAGAAGATGCCCGACGCGGACATGTGCGGCGTGGCGGAAGCGACCGAGTGGTTCTGCTTCAACGATCGGCTGCAGCGGACGCTCCACCAGCTGCAGAACTACGCCATCTATCCGTACCTATCGTACGCGTTCGTCATGTGGCACTATCTGTTCGCAACGATGGCCTGGCCGAAAATCAATTTCCCCAGCAAAGGATACGAG cacacacaaaaactggCCAGTACGAAGCTTGTGTTGACCGGGCTGCGGAAAGGAATTTCGGCCTACCTGAAGGGCATCGGCGAGGGTTCGCGGGTGCTCGTCGAGACGATTCCATTGCTGAAGCGCGTCATCAACCCGTCGCTGCGGTCTGTCTCCGTGCAGTTACTTACACAGAA AGAAAAATCCGATCTTACACACACGGTCGAGGTGATGGCTGACTTTGGGCTGAACTACATCCAGCTGAAAACCCCCGAAGGCACGTACCAGTATCAGCTCAATCCGGATCTCGACCAACTGTGTCACTTCAACGGGATGGCACCGCAAAGCTCTACCTACTTTGGCAAGCAGATTGTCGCGCGTGAAGTTGAGCTGGAGCAGATGCGCCGGGCCCAACCGAAGGTGGTAGGTGATGGCGGTGCGGGCAAGGTGGCCACAAAACCGGGAACCAATCGCTCGAAGGAGAACAGAATGGGAACGGCAGGACTGTTCGGTAAGGGCAAACCGGCGAAGGATGCTCAGAAGACGTCTCCCCCAGAGCTGCCGAACCATCTGCGCACCCTGAAACCGAAGCAAATTGtgcagaaaacgaaacaagtg ACTTCGAAGGACTTTTTCGGTCGTATCTGCACGAAGGAAACGGCGCTCCCGGTCAAGGAGG GTGGAACCGATGCAATTGTGAAGAGCCCCATCTGGTATCGGTACAAGGAAGGTTTTAACAACGCCGTGCGGAAGGACATCACCCTGCAGGACCTCATGTGA